The sequence below is a genomic window from Rhizobium sp. NXC14.
CGCCTTGCATGCCAATGGCGCAGCGGCGATCCGCACGGCGATCAACGACCTGACCTTCAAGGGGTATGTCTACAAGGGCACGCTGCCGCCGCCGAAGGGCCAGCTTCCTGAAGACTGGGAAGATCGCGAGCAGACACTGTTCCGCTCGACCGAGGTAGGCGACGACATGGACCGGCCGCTGATCAAGTCGGACGGCTCCTACACCTATTTCGCCGCCGATGTCGCCTACTTCAAGAACAAGTTCGATCGTGGTTTCGACGAGATGATCTATGTGCTTGGCGCCGACCATGGCGGCTATGTCAAGCGCCTGGAAGCGGTTGCACGAGCCGTTTCGGAGGGTAAGGCGAAGCTGACGGTGCTGCTCTGCCAACTCGTCAAACTCTATCGCAACGGTGAGCCGGTGAAGATGTCGAAACGCTCCGGCGATTTCGTCACGCTGCGGGATGTCGTCGAGGAAGTCGGCCGTGATTCGGTCCGGTTCATGATGCTCTATCGCAAGAATTCCGAACCGCTCGACTTCGATTTCGCCAAAGTGACGGAACAGTCGAAGGATAATCCCGTCTTCTACGTTCAATATGCGCATGCCCGCTGCATGTCGGTCTTCCGGCAGGCGAGGGAGGCTTTTCCCGGCCTCGATGTTTCGCCAGAGGATCTTGCGAAAGCCGTTGCTGGCATTGAAGATCCGGCCGAATTACAGCTCGTCGCCAAGCTTGCCGAATTCCCGCGTGTGGTCGAGGCGGCGGCCCAGGCGCAGGAGCCGCATCGCATCGCTTTTTACCTCTATGACCTCGCCAGTTCCTTCCACGCACACTGGAACAAAGGTAAAGATCAGCCGGAATTACGATTTGTTAATGATAAAAACCGAGAATCAAGTATTGCCAGACTTGGGCTGGTGTACGCCGTCGCGTCGGTTTTGAAGTCGGGACTTGCCATTACAGGCACTGCCGCACCTGACGAAATGCGATAACGTCACCATTTACCCACAATGCGCTGGCATTTGAGCGTTGGCGTTTGCGAGTGGGATAGGCATGGCTGAGAAACAACTTGCGTATGATACGCGCGGAAAAGAAGATCTGTTTGCCGACGACGATCCGTTGGCCGAACTTGCCCGGATCGTCGGTTTCGAGCCGCGTGTCGCAGCGAATACCATAAGCGACGCCGCCCGGCGCGAACCCGCCTTCGATCTGGAAGACGAGCTCGGGCGGGAGTTCGATCGCTACGATTCACCGCGTCCGCTGGCCGAGCTCGATCGGCCGGCCGAGCCGATCTCCGACGGCTTCGCTTCCGAAGACTATGTCGAGCCCGTTCTCGATGCTTCTCCCGTAAACGCGGATGTTCCGGAGCCCGTCTCCGTTGGTCCCGTCGCCGCGGAAGAAGCTGCGCAACCTCCGGCTAGGAACTGGGACGTAGCCGCCACCGACCGAGCGGCCGGTCCCCACCAGCTGTCCATCGAACCTGTTTCCGAGGTGCCGACCCAAGCCGCTTTCGGCGGCGCCCGCGATCTGATCGAGGAACTTGAGCTGTCGATCGGTGCGGCGCCGGTCTCTTCACTGTCGCAGCCCGCCAAAGCCCCGCAATGGTCGGCCGCCAGCATCAGGCTGCCGCTCGCCAATTTCCACGCCCCGAAACGTGAGGAGCCGGTGGCAGTGGTCGAACCGGTCGCCGAAGTAGTCGCTGCGCCCGCAGCTGAAGCAGTCGCTGAACCGGCGGCTGAAGCAGCGGTTGCTGATCTCGCCTCCGCCGAGCCGGAGCCCGTTATCGAGCAGCCGGCGCCCGTTGCGGCGGTCGAACCTCCCGAGGAGTTCGAGTCCGCAGCGCCGTCGTTCGGCTTTCCCGCCGAGCTCGATCGCCACGACGAGGCAATTGCACCGCAAGAAACTGCTGAAGCCCGGGAATTCATTGAAGTCGAGGATGATCTGGAAGGGATCGGCTCCGACGCCGGTTTCGATCTCGCGGCCGCCGTCGAGGGCGAGATCCAGGCCGATGCCGCGCTGACCGAGGTCGGACCTGAAGTTCCGCATACCGCCGGCACCTTCGATGTTGACGACCTGCTGGCCGACGTCTCGCGCTATCCCGTCCCCCGCCCGGTATTGCAGCGCGCCAATCTGGCGCCGGCTGCGCCGGAGCCCGCTCCCGTCGAAGTCGCCCCGATCACTGCCGCACCGGTTCAGTCAGAGGAGATCGCTCCGGCACTGGTCCTGTCCGCTCCGATCGAAATGGCGCCTGCCCATGCTGCCGAAGCCGCAAGGCCGGTCGCGCCGCAGCCTGCCGCCGTCATGCCGCCCCAGCCTGTCGCAACGGCCTATTCACGGGCGCCGCAGCCAGCGCCGGAAGCCGATGATCCCTTCGCGGGCCACGATTTCGAACTGGACCTCGCCGGTATCGAGCTGGAACTTGCCGATCTTGATTTTTCCGAAGCAGCCGAGCCTGCGCCGCAGCCAAAGGCGCAGCCGGCGCCCGCCGCGCCCCAGCAGGCAACGCGTGAGTACCCGCAGGCCGCTGTCCCGGCGCAGCCGGCGCCGGCCCTGGTTTCCGAGCAGCCGGCCCCAGATCCGGCTCCGGCTTTCAACTGGGCACCCGCTGCAGAGGCGTCCGCCGCTGAATCGACCGAAGATCTGCCCTTCGATCCGGCGATGATCTCCGATCCGGAGGATCGTCCCGAGACGGTGGAGGACATGCATGTGCCGGCGCTGCCGCCGGTCGAGCAGCCCGCTCCGGTCGCGAAAACTGCGGATTTCGATTTCGATCTCGATGCGGAGATCGCGAGCTTCTTCGAGCCGGCCAAGCCGCGGGATACGGCGGCGTCCGCCCGTAATATGGCTGCTGCTGCGGCAACGCCGGTCAAGCCGACGATAGCCGACGGTCTCGATGATTTCGAACGAGCGCTGGAGGAGGATTTCCGCCGCAGCGTGCGCGAGCCGGTCGAGCGCCGGGAAACCTCCGAGGTCCACATCGAGTCGGCAAGCCAGGCTGCTGATTTCAGCCGCGCCCGGTCGATGCGCCGGCTGCTGGCCGGGGCCGTGGTATTGGTGGTCTTCGCTGGGGTCGGTTATGGCGTTTATTCTTCCGTCTCGAACGGCGTAGGGCTTGGTATTGTCGCATCCGGCGAGCCGCGTGTGATCACCGCGGACAAGGAGCCGGTCAAGGTCGTTCCGGAAAATCCCGGTGGTAAGACGGTTCCGAACCAGGATAAGGCCGTCTACGACCGCGTTGCGGGTTCTGCCGAGGAGCCCAAGCAGAAGGCGCTCGTCTCCTCGGACGAGGCGCCGGTCGATGTCGTCCAGCGCACCTTGACGCCGGAGGCATTGCCGGAGGATGACGAGAACGCCGGCGCTGACGATCGTGTCACGCCGACCGCGGTTGGCGAAACGGAGGATCCGCGTCTGCTGCCGAACCACGCGATCGCGGACGACAATTCCGCAAGCGACGCTGACAAGGCGCCATCTGTTTCGCCGCGCAAGGTCCGCACGATGATCGTCAAGCCTGACGGCACCCTGGTCGCCCGTGAGGAGTCCGCGCCGGTCGACCAGCCGACGCCGCCTGCTCAACCGATGCCGTCTGCCCAGACGCCAGTGACGGCGCAGTCCGCCCCGTCTGCGCCGTCGGCCCCGATCGCGCCGCCGGTCGCCGGAACGGCTGCAAGCTTCCCGGCAAGCGCCGAGATTGCTTCCGCCGATGCGCGTTCTGCAGCACCAGTTCAAGCTGCGCCGGCGCAGCCGTCGCCTGCCGCAAGTGCCGATGAGCAGGCGGCAAATCCCGCACCGGTCGATGCGCCGGTACGGCCGGTCAAGACGGCAACGATCGCCGATACGGCCCCGGTTCCGATCGCCCGCCCGGCCGAGCAGCCCGTCAACGTCGTCGGCACGGTTACCGATAAAGGTAACGTCCGCACGCCCGCGCAGCAGCCGAAGCCGACGCAGGTCGCCGCCGCAACGCCGGCCGCCGCCCAGCCGCAGCAAGCCGCATCTGCAGGCGGCTACGGCCTCCAGATAGCTTCGCTGCCGTCGGAGGATGAGGCCAATAAATCTTATGCAAACCTGTCGAAGAAATTCGCCGGCGTGCTTGGTGGCCGCGCCCATGAAATCCGCAGGGCAGATATCGCCGGTAAGGGCACTTTCTACCGTGTCCGCATCCCGGTCGGCTCCAAAGATGAAGCCGCAGCGCTTTGCGAAAAGTATCGCGCCGCCGGGGGAAGCTGCCTGATTTCCAAGTAACATTGAGCCATTTGAATTATGAGAGCGGCGAGCCGGATCGGCCCGCCGCTCTTTTTTGTGCATCGCGCCCGCGTTTGCTCGCATTTGGCCCGCCGCCGTCTATGATTCCTCCATGACCGAATCAAAAGCGATGATCCTTGGCTGCAGCGGCCTTGCCCTCACATCCGAAGAAAAGGCCTTTTACCGGGACGAACGGCCCTGGGGCTTCATTCTCTTCGGGCGCAATATCTCCGAAGCAGCGCAGATCACTGATCTCGTTGCCGAGCTGCGCGACAGCGTCGGCTGGCACGCACCGGTTCTGATCGACCAGGAGGGTGGTCGCGTTCAGCGTATCCGTCCGCCGGTTTTGCCGCGTTATCCCTCAGGCCAGGCGCTGGGCGATCTCTATCGCCGCGACCCGGAGCTCGGGCTGCGCGCCGCTTGGGTGATGTCGCGCCTGCATGCCTTCGACCTGTCGAACCTTGGCATCAATGTGGATTGCCTGCCGGTTCTCGACGTGCCGGTCGAAGGCAGCAGCAACGTCATCGGCGACCGCGCCTATGGCGGCGATCCACAGACGGTTATCGCAATGGGACGGGCGGCTGGCGAGGGGCTGAAGGCCGGCGGTCTGCTGCCCGTGATGAAGCATATGCCCGGCCACGGTCGCGGCTTTGCCGATTCACATCTGGAGTTGCCTGTCGTCACCGTCTCGCGCGAGGAGTTGGAGGCCCATGATTTCCCACCCTTCGTTTCGATGAAGGACGAACTGATGGCGATGACCTGCCATCTCGTCTTCACATCGATCGACCCTGACAATCCGGCGACGACCTCGCGCAAGGTAATCGACGGCATTATCCGCGAGCACATCGGTTTTGGCGGTCTGCTGCTTTCCGACGACAGTTCGATGAACGCGCTTTCCGGCACGATCGGTGAACGGGCGGCGAATATCATTGCAGGAGGATGCGATATCGTGCTGCATTGCAACGGCCATATGGATGAGATGGTCGATGTCGTGGCAAATGTTCCGCCGCTCGCTGGTCTTTCGCTTGCCCGAGCAAAAGCGGTAGAAGCAGGCTTTGCCGCTCCGGATATTGCCGATGAGGCGGAATTGAGGGCGGAATTCGAGGCAATGTTTGTGTCGGTGTGATCGTAGGAGAGCAGGGTGGTGAGCACGGTCAAGGGCGCGGAACGTCCGCAGGCGGCAACGCCGATGGACAAGCTGTGGCAGGAGAACGGCGCTGAGCGCGCCAGCCACGAACCGGCGCTGGTGATCGACGTGGCCGGATTCGAAGGCCCGCTCGACCTGCTGCTCTATCTCGCCCGCAACCAGAAGGTTGACCTGTCGCGCATATCGGTCTTGGCGCTCGCCGAACAATATTTGCAGTTCGTCGAAAGCGCCCGGCGCATCCGCATCGAGCTTGCCGCCGATTATCTCGTCATGGCGGCCTGGCTTGCCTATCTCAAGTCGCGGCTGCTCATACCCCAGCAAGTCAAGGATGACGGCCCTTCGGGCGAGGAGATGGCGGCAACGCTCGCCTTCCGCCTAAAGCGCCTCGAGGCCATGCGGCAAGCGGCGGAGGGCCTCGTCAACCGCAACCGCCTCGGCCGCGATATCTTCGCCCGCGGTGCGCCCGAGCACATTCCCGACCGGCAGCAATCTGCTTATGCGGCAAGCCTCTACGATCTCCTGACCGCCTATGCGGCGCTACGCCAGCGCCATGCCATCACCCAGGTGACGATCGAGAGGCGTAATGTCTGGTCGCTGACCGATGCCCGCGAACTGCTGACCCAGATGATCGGCGAGGTCGGCGACTGGACGGCGATGGAGCATTATCTGCTGCGATATCTCGCAGCGCCCGAGGAACGCGTGACGGCGATCGCCAGCGCCTTCGCCGCTTCGCTGGAACTGGTGCGCGAGGGCAAGCTCGAAATCCGTCAGGACGGCGCCTTTCAGCCGATCTACATGCGCCGCGGTCCGAAACATGCGACGCTGCAGGTGGTGGAACAGGAGCGGCCGGTTTGATCGATCTGACGGACGACGAGGATTTTGGGGAGGAGGGCCGCGACCTGCAGGCCGAGATCGAGGCCGAGCGCATCGCCGAGGCGCTGGTCTTCGCGTCCTCACAGCCCGTTTCCGAAGGTTTTATCGCCGAGCGGCTTCCCAGAAACGCTAATGTGCATGCGATCATGCTGCGCCTGAAGGAGCAATATGCGCCGCGCGGGGTTAATCTCGTGCAGGTCGAAGGTGCCTGGGCCTTCCGCACTGCCGCCGATCTGTCCTTCGTCATCCGCCGCGACGACAATGAAGTGAAAAAGCTTTCGCGCGCCGCCTTGGAAGTGCTGGCGATCATCGCCTATCACCAGCCGGTGACGCGCGCCGAGATCGAGGATATTCGTGGCGTTCAGACCTCGCGCGGCACGCTCGACGTGCTGATGGAAGCCGGTTGGGTGCGGTTTCGCGGCCGCCGGCGCACACCTGGCCGGCCGGTGACATTGGGCACGACCCGCGATTTTCTCGACCATTTTGGCCTCGAGGAATTGCGCGATCTGCCGGGTCTCGAAGAGTTGAAGGGAGCGGGTCTGCTATCGGGCCGTATCCCGGCGAATTTCAATATTCCCTCGCCATCGATGAACGACGAATTGACCGAGGACGAAGATCCGATCACGCAGATGGATCTCGAAGAACTTGGGTTGCTCGCTCCACGTTCTACCTCCGAAGATTGAAGGACTTCCTCTTGCTTTTGCCACGCATGATGAAAACAATAGTGCCCACCATTTTTCGGCGGGTCTGTGGCTTGTCACAAAGGGCGATACCGTGACATTAAGCGCAGTTCAAAGGGCTTGATGTTGGAAACGGTGTGGGAAATTCTTACATCAGGGAACATCACAACAGGGAGTAAGCGTAAATGGGTTCTTTTGGCATCTACCACTGGCTGATCGTTCTGGTCGTCGTGCTGTTGTTGTTCGGTCGCGGCAAGATTCCGGAACTGATGGGCGATGTCGCCAAGGGCATCAAAAGCTTCAAGAAGGGCATGACGGACGAAGACGCGCCGGAAACGGCGAAGACCGTCGATCACAAGGCCGACGAAACGAAGTAAACAAGTCCGGGAAAAAGCGCAGCCCCCGCGCTTCCCGTCCAGGAGCCTTGCATGTTCGATATTGGCTGGACCGAGCTTTTGGTCATCGCGGTCGTGCTGATCGTCGTTGTCGGTCCCAAGGATTTGCCGCCGATGCTGCGCGCTTTCGGCAAGATGACGCAGCGCGCCCGCAAGGTTGCGGGTGAATTTCGGGCGCAGTTCGACGAAGCGTTGCGCGAAGCCGAGCTTGACGATGTCCGCCAGACGATCAGCGACGCCCATAAGCTCAACCCGGTCAATAGCCTGCGCGAGGCGATGAACCCGCTTCGCCAGATGGGCAACGAGATCAAGGCCGACTTGCAGAAGGCGACCGCTACTGCCGAAAACAAGACCGAAGTGCCGCCGGCTGCCGTCTCGGCCCCGACGCCGTCCATGAGCCTGCCGGAAACGCCGCCTCTGGTGCCGGCGCCTGCGCAGCCTGAGCCGGTCGCAGTAGCGATTGCCCAGGCCGATACGGTCGCCGAGAAGCCGAAGGCCGTGCGCAGGCCACGCGTCAAGGCTGCCGACAAGGTCGATGCCGCCGCAGCCGTTGCCGTGCCCGTGGAAAAGCCGAAGCGCGCCGCGGCAGTCAGGAAGCCTGCAACACCGAAGAAGCCGACCCATACGAAGAAGAAGGACGAGGCATGAGCGGTGATATCGAAGACAAGCCGCAGCCGCTGATCGAGCACCTGATGGAGCTGCGCACGCGGCTGATCTGGTCGATCGGGGCGTTCTTCATCGCCTTCATTGTATGCTTCTTTTTTGCCAAGCATCTCTTCAACTATCTGGTCATCCCCTACAAGACGGCCGTGGAATGGGCGCATCTCGACGTCGAGAAGGCCCAGCTGATTTATACCGCGCCCCAGGAGTTCTTCTTTACCCAGGTCAAGGTGGCGATGTTCGGAGGCCTGGTGGTCGCTTTCCCCATCATTGCCGCCCAGGTCTATAAGTTCGTAGCCCCCGGCCTCTACAAGAACGAGCGCCAGGCCTTCCTGCCGTTCCTGATCGCGTCGCCGGTCCTGTTCCTGATGGGTGCCGCGCTCGTCTATTTCTTCTTCACGCCGATGGTCATGTGGTTCTTCCTGTCGATGCAGCAGGCGCCGGGTCATGACGAGGTGGCGATCTCGCTGATGCCGAAGGTCTCGGAATATCTGAGCCTTATCATGACGCTGGTCTTCTCCTTCGGCCTTGTCTTTCAGCTGCCTGTCATCACGACGCTGCTTGCCCGCGTCGGTCTGCTGACGTCGCAATGGCTCGCCGAAAAGCGTAAGTTTGCCATCGTTCTCGCCTTCGTGGTCGCCGCCGTGCTGACGCCGCCGGATCCGATGTCCCAGATCGGCCTTGCGCTGCCGACGATCCTTCTCTACGAGATTTCCATCTACGCGGCACGACTCGTGGAGCGTCAGCGTTCCCGACAGGCACTTGAAGAGGCTTCTGGTTCCTCCGACGTCGCCAAGACGGACAACGTCTGACCGGTTTCCGACATTTTCCCGAGGTCTGCCGTTTCCTGTCCGGTCGGTTTCTCCGACCGGTCACTTCTGTTGCAACGAGTTGGAACGACGATGCTCGATATCAAATGGATCCGTGAGAATCCCGAAGCGCTCGATGCCGCCCTTGCCAAGCGCGGCGCGGAGCCTCTGGCCCAAACTCTGGTCGCCCTCGATGAAAAGCGCCGCTCCGCCGTGCAGAAGGCGCAGGATTTGCTGTCCCGCCGCAACGCCGCCTCGAAGGAGATCGGCGCAGCCATGGCGCAGAAGAATACCGAGCTTGCCGAGAAGCTGAAGGCCGAGGTTGCAGAAATCAAGGTGACGCTGCCAGCAGCCGAGGAGGAGGAGCGTCTGCTTTCCGCCGAGCTCAACGACGCTCTCTCGCGCATTCCGAACGTGCCCTTGGACGACGTTCCTGTCGGCAAGGACGAGCACGACAATGCCGTCAGCCGCATCGTCGGCGAAAAGCCGCGTTGGAACCACACGCCGAAGGAGCATTTCGAAATCGGCGAGGCGCTCGGCTATATGGATTTCGAGCGCGCCGCCAAGCTCTCCGGTTCGCGCTTCACGGTCCTGACCGGGCCGCTCGCCAGGCTCGAGCGGGCGCTCGGACAGTTCATGATCGACCTCCACACCAGCGAGCACGGCTACACCGAGGTCAGTTCGCCGCTGATGGTGCGCGCTGAAGCGCTGTTCGGCACCGGCAACCTGCCGAAGTTCGAAGAGGATCTCTTCAAGACGACCGACAGCCGTTATCTCATTCCGACGGCCGAGGTGACCCTGACCAACCTGGTGCGCGAGGAAATCCTCGACCAGGAGAAGCTGCCGCTCCGCTTCACCGCCTTGACGCCGTCTTTCCGTTCCGAGGCGGGCTCGGCCGGCCGCGACACCCGCGGCATGCTGCGCCAGCACCAGTTCTGGAAGTGCGAGCTCGTCTCGATCACCGACGCCGAAAGTTCGATCGCCGAGCACGAGCGGATGACCGCCTGCGCCGAGGAAGTGCTGAAGCGTCTTGGCCTGCATTTCCGCACGATGACGTTGTGCACCGGCGACATGGGCTTCGGCTCGCGCAAGACCTACGATCTCGAAGTCTGGCTGCCGGGGCAGAACACTTTCCGCGAAATTTCCTCCTGCTCGGTCTGCGGCGATTTCCAGGCCCGGCGCATGAATGCGCGCTACCGCGGCAAGGACGATAAGAGCAACAAGTTCGTGCACACACTGAACGGTTCCGGCACCGCTGTCGGCCGCTGCCTCATCGCCATCCTCGAAAATTATCTGAACGAAGATGGTTCCGTCACGATTCCGGACGTTTTGCTGCCCTATATGGGCGGAATGACGAAGATCGAACGGGCGGCCTGAGGCGATGCGCATCCTGCTCACGAATGACGATGGCATCCATGCCGAAGGCCTTGCCGCGCTGGAGCGGATCGCCCGCACTTTGTCCGACGACGTCTGGATCGTGGCGCCCGAGACCGACCAGAGCGGCCTGGCCCATTCGCTGAGCCTGTCTGAGCCTTTGCGGCTGCGCAAGATTTCCGACAAGCATTTCGCCTTGCGCGGCACGCCGACGGATTGCGTCATCATGGGCATCCGCCAGGTAATGGACATCAAACCTGATCTTGTCCTCTCCGGCGTCAATTCGGGTTCGAACGTCGCAGACGACGTGACCTATTCCGGCACGATCGCCGGCGCCATCGAAGGCACGATGCAGGGCGTGCGCTCCTTTGCGCTGAGCCAAGCTTATCTTTACGAGGACGGCGCGCGCATCGTGCCCTGGGAGGTCTGCGAAGCACATGCACCGGCTCTTCTGGAAAAACTGATGGTGCTGGACCTGCCGGACGGTACGTTCCTCAATCTCAACTTCCCAAACTGCCGCCCCGACGAGGTCGACGGCGCCGAGGTCACCATGCAGGGCAAGCTCGCCTTCAACCTGCAGGTCGACGCCCGCTCCGACGGCCGGGGCTTCCCCTATTACTGGCTGAAGTTCGGCGAACGCGCCGGCGCCTTCATCGAAGGCACCGATATTCACGCCCTGAAGCATAACAAGATTTCGGTAACGCCTTTGAAACTGGATCTGACCGATTATTCCGTGACGGACCGCGTGGCGCGGGCCTTGGGATACGGAGCACAAGTTTGACGGCAAGACTGGCGGAGAAGGAGGGCTTTGCGGCGCTCGTCCTCAGACTGCGTGCCGAAGGCATCTCTGATCTCGATCTGCTGACGGCGGTCGAGCAGACGCAGCGCACGCTGTTCGTGCCGCCGCAATTTTCAGACGACGCCTATTCGAGCCGGACGATACCGATCGAATGCGGCTCTTTCCTTGAAGGCGTCGATTTTGTCGTCCGCATCCTGCATCACCTGAAGCTCAAACCGGGGCAGCGCGTCCTGGAAGTCGGCACCGGCAGCGGCTTCACCGCCGCTGTCATGGGCCGTCTGGCCGAGCGTGTTCTGTCGATCGACCGCTATAAGACGCTGACGACGGCTGCACAGCGGCGCATGGAATCGCTCGGTCTGCGCAATGTTGTCATCCGCCACGCCGACGGCAGCGCCGGCATGCAGGGAGAGGGCACTTTCGACCGCATTCTGGTTACCGCCGCATTCAATGCCATGCCGCGCTTTTATACCGACCAACTCGTTTCCGGTGGTTCGATGATTGCGCCGCTGATGATTTCCGAGAATGAGTGTCGCATGGTGCGGCTGACGAAAACCGGCAGCCGTTTCGAACGCGAGGAACTGTTCGAAGCCCCTTATCTGCCGATTGTTCCGCGTCTTGCATCGCTGCTGTAGAGGCAGCGTCCGAAGTCCCGCGCACTTTTCGGGATCACCTTCCAGGCACTGCGATTTTTCACCCGTAAGCTATGGTTATCAACTTCTCAAAAATATCGCGCTGATTCCAGCCTCTTAACCGCGTGGTAACACTAACGCGTTTTAATAGACTCACAAATGGTTGCGTTCTCAGTGGGTCGAGTCAA
It includes:
- the surE gene encoding 5'/3'-nucleotidase SurE translates to MRILLTNDDGIHAEGLAALERIARTLSDDVWIVAPETDQSGLAHSLSLSEPLRLRKISDKHFALRGTPTDCVIMGIRQVMDIKPDLVLSGVNSGSNVADDVTYSGTIAGAIEGTMQGVRSFALSQAYLYEDGARIVPWEVCEAHAPALLEKLMVLDLPDGTFLNLNFPNCRPDEVDGAEVTMQGKLAFNLQVDARSDGRGFPYYWLKFGERAGAFIEGTDIHALKHNKISVTPLKLDLTDYSVTDRVARALGYGAQV
- a CDS encoding protein-L-isoaspartate(D-aspartate) O-methyltransferase, yielding MTARLAEKEGFAALVLRLRAEGISDLDLLTAVEQTQRTLFVPPQFSDDAYSSRTIPIECGSFLEGVDFVVRILHHLKLKPGQRVLEVGTGSGFTAAVMGRLAERVLSIDRYKTLTTAAQRRMESLGLRNVVIRHADGSAGMQGEGTFDRILVTAAFNAMPRFYTDQLVSGGSMIAPLMISENECRMVRLTKTGSRFEREELFEAPYLPIVPRLASLL